Genomic DNA from Candidatus Methylomirabilota bacterium:
ACGAGCAGGGCGGGGAGCTCGTCTTCAAGCGGCCGGTGGTGGTCGACAAGCTCCGCTGGCGCCGGAGCATGGGCGCCGAGGAGTTCGTCTACCTGCGCGCGCGGACCTCGCGGCCCGCGAAGGTCACCCTCATCAGCACGCAGCAGGCGGCGGCCTACTGGGACCCCGTGAAGTCGAAGGGCGCCTACCCGACGCGCGACGCCTACCTCGCCGACGTCGTCGACGTCACCCGCCGCGAGGTGGAGGAACTGGTCCGCCTCGGCTGTACGTACGTCCAGATCGACGCCCCCCAGTACGCCGCGCTGCTGGACCCTGCGCTCCGCGAGGGCTATCGCCGGCGGGGCAGCGACCCCGACCGGCTCATCGACGCCTGCGTCGAGATGGACAACGCGGTCATCGGCGACCACCCGGGGATCACCTTCGCGCTCCACATCTGCCGCGGCAACAACCAGTCGATGTTCTACGCCAGCGGCGGCTACGAACCGATCGCCCGGGTGTTCGGCCGGAGCCGCTTCCAGCGCTTCCTCCTCGAGTACGACGACGAGCGCTCGGGGGGCTTCGAGCCGCTGCGTTCGGTGCCCGAGGATCGGGTGGTGGTGCTGGGGCTGGTGACGACGAAGAAGCCACGCCTGGAGTCCGTGGACGAGCTCCGCCGGCGCATCGACGAGGCAACGAAGTTCATCCCGCTGGAACGGCTGGCCCTCAGCCCCCAGTGCGGCTTCGCTTCCACCCTGGAGGGCAACCGCATCACCCCGGAGGATCAGCGCCGCAAGCTCCACCGGGTGGCGGAGACGGCCCGTCTGGTGTGGGGCCACTGACCGAATCTTCGACAGGAGGAGATCGATGAAAGTGCTGGCCCTGCTCGTGCTCGCGTTCCTCGGTGTCGGGCCGCTCGCCGCGTGGGCGGAGTCCGTCAAGGTCGGAGCCGTGGTCCCCCTCACCGGCCGTTACGGCGCCGGGGGCGCCCAGGTGCGGGCGGGATACGAGATCGCGGTCGAGCAGCTGAACGCGGCCGGGGGCGTCACCGTGGGCGGCAGGAAGATGACGCTGGAGCTCGTCCTCCTCGACGACGAGTCCGACGCCACCAAGACGGTGAGCCGCCTGGAGACGCTGGCGGCGCAAGGCGTGGTCGCCTACCTCGGCGGGTTCGGATCGGACCTCCACGCCGCCGCCGCCTCCGTGGGCGAGAAGAACAGGATCCCCTACCTGGGCGTGGCCTTCGCGCTCTACAAGGTCCACCAGCAGGGCTTCCGCTACCTCTTCTCGCCCTTCTGGAAGTCCCCCGACATCGGCCAGCAGACACAGGGGCTGCTCGCCACCATCCCCGCCGCCGAGCGCCCGAAGACGGCGGCGATCTTCCAGGAGAAGACGGATTGGGGGCGCGAGATGGCCACCGCCTGGACCGAGGCGGGCAAGGCGGCCGGCTACCAGGTGATCGTGCAGGGCGAGTACGCCCCGGGCGCGAAGGACTTCTCCGACCTCATCTTGAAGGCCAAGGCGGCCAACGCCGACGCCGTCTTCGCGCTGCCCACGCCTCCCGACGGCATGACCATGATCAAGCAGATGAAGGAACTCGGGTATACACCGAAGCTCACGGTCTTCATCCGGGCTCCTGATCCACCCATCTGGTCGAAGAACCTGGGCAAGGACGGTGATTTTGTCGTGCTGGGGCCCGGCTGGCACAATGCCGTGAAGGCGCCCGGCGTGAAGGAGCTCAACGAGGCTCACGTCAAGAAGATCGGCCGCCCCGCCGATCCCATCGCCGGACCCGCGTACGCGTGCGTGCAGATCCTGGCCGCCGCCGTCACGCGTGCCGGTTCCCTCGATCGGGAGAAGGTGCGCGACGCCATCGCCGCCACCGACATGACCACCGTGATCGGGCCCGTCAAGTTCCGCCCCGACGGCACGGGCATCGTGCAGTCGGTGTTCGTGCAGTGGCTCAACGGCAAGCAGGAGCTGATCTGGCCCCGGGAGTCGGCCACGGCGCCGCTGGCCTACCCGGCGCCGCCGTTCGCGAAGCGCTGATGCGGGGGGGCTGAAATGGAGACCGGGAAGCCAGAGCGGACCCTGGTACGCGCGGGTTTCGTGCTGTTTCTGCTGGCGCTGTTTACGGGAGTGGCAATACCTGCGTTCCTGAACCAGAAGATGGCGCTGGCCGCCCACTTGACGGGTGTCTTGAATGCCCTGGTGTTGATCGCTCTCGGCCTGGCCTGGGGCCTGGTGGCGTTGGGCCCGGTGCAGGCCAGGCTCACGATGGGCGTGTTCCTGTACGGAACCTACGTCAATTGGGGCACCACGTGTCTGGCCGCTGCGTGGGGGACCAGTCGCCTGACACCCCTGTCGGGAGCCGGGTACAGCGCAGCCCCGTGGAAGGAACTGGTGGTGCAGGTTCTTCTGCTCTCTCTCGTCCTCGCCATGATCACGGGGGCCCTCCTGGTCGTCTACGGATTTCGCCCGTCGGCCTCGCGAGCAAGGGCCGGTCTGCCAAGAACCATCGCCTGATGCCCGTGAGATAGCCTATGGATACCGCACTCGACCTTCTCCACGCCCTGACGCTGCCGTTTGTGATCGTCGGGGGCCTCGTCTCGCTGTTCCTGTGGTGGAAGAGCGGGTTTTGGGTCCCTCGGTACATCCACGTCATCGCGGGTCTTTCCAGTTTGCTCGGGCTGCTCCTCTCATGGATGGCTCGTGATCTGGACCACCCCCTGAAGGAGCGCCACGTTTGGATCGCGGTGATCTTTCCGGCGCTGGTGTATGTGGTGTTTGGATTTTATGGCGGGCGTGTTATCGAGCAGCACCTGCTGGAGAAGCAGCACGAGAAAGACCGTGCCCCTTAGCTCGTCATTTTCAAAAGAGTATTGGCGTGCCCTTCAAGTCTCGTTGGTCTTTCAGATCGCCATTGGTCTTCTGGCCGCCACGACTCTCGATGGCGGCGCCGTCCTTCAGCTCTGGTCTTGTGCCGCGGCGGCTTACTGGGTGGGTCTGATCTGGATACTCTTCAAGCGTCCCCACGCGCCAACGAAGGTCGATCTGTTCTCTTTGTCTTCATCCCGTTACTCCGCCACCTCGTATGGAGGCTGAGGGGTTTCTAACCCCGCGCCATGCCCCTGCTCCAGGTGGAGCGCGTGTCGAAGGCCTTC
This window encodes:
- a CDS encoding cobalamin-independent methionine synthase II family protein, producing MPIRSDVVGSLLRPVDLVEAREALEAGRLRPPAFKRIEDRAVDEAIALQEAAGLDAVTDGELRRYAFFGHLIEALDGFDKFGGWAIPFHNEQGGELVFKRPVVVDKLRWRRSMGAEEFVYLRARTSRPAKVTLISTQQAAAYWDPVKSKGAYPTRDAYLADVVDVTRREVEELVRLGCTYVQIDAPQYAALLDPALREGYRRRGSDPDRLIDACVEMDNAVIGDHPGITFALHICRGNNQSMFYASGGYEPIARVFGRSRFQRFLLEYDDERSGGFEPLRSVPEDRVVVLGLVTTKKPRLESVDELRRRIDEATKFIPLERLALSPQCGFASTLEGNRITPEDQRRKLHRVAETARLVWGH
- a CDS encoding amino acid ABC transporter substrate-binding protein, giving the protein MKVLALLVLAFLGVGPLAAWAESVKVGAVVPLTGRYGAGGAQVRAGYEIAVEQLNAAGGVTVGGRKMTLELVLLDDESDATKTVSRLETLAAQGVVAYLGGFGSDLHAAAASVGEKNRIPYLGVAFALYKVHQQGFRYLFSPFWKSPDIGQQTQGLLATIPAAERPKTAAIFQEKTDWGREMATAWTEAGKAAGYQVIVQGEYAPGAKDFSDLILKAKAANADAVFALPTPPDGMTMIKQMKELGYTPKLTVFIRAPDPPIWSKNLGKDGDFVVLGPGWHNAVKAPGVKELNEAHVKKIGRPADPIAGPAYACVQILAAAVTRAGSLDREKVRDAIAATDMTTVIGPVKFRPDGTGIVQSVFVQWLNGKQELIWPRESATAPLAYPAPPFAKR
- a CDS encoding hydrogenase, which gives rise to METGKPERTLVRAGFVLFLLALFTGVAIPAFLNQKMALAAHLTGVLNALVLIALGLAWGLVALGPVQARLTMGVFLYGTYVNWGTTCLAAAWGTSRLTPLSGAGYSAAPWKELVVQVLLLSLVLAMITGALLVVYGFRPSASRARAGLPRTIA